GGCTGCGGAAGCACGACATCGCCGGAAATGGCCGCCAACAATGCGTACAGCAGCGGCTTGCTGCCCGGTGCGAACACGACGTGGTCGGGCGTGCTCGGCTGGCGCCGCCGCGTCAGGTAGCCGGCGGCGGCGGCCCGGGCCTGCGGAGTGCCGGCGACCGGGGCGTAGGAATTCGCGGTGGCCGAGCCGGCCAGCACGGCGGCGATCTCGGGGAGCACCGGCAGCCCTGCCTCGCCGAAACCCAGGTGGACGACCTTGCCGCCGGCGGCGCGGCGCTCCTGGATCCGGTCGTTGATCGCCAGCGTCGCCGAATGCTGCGGCATCGACACCAGACACCTCCTGAGGCGTGGGAACTGTTGTCCGGTAAGGGACCTGTCGTGGGTCACGCAGTCGAACTGGATACGGGCAGCGCAGATTTCGGGCGCTGCCAAGGGAAGCGTCACGTTGTGGCGGGTGCGCGGTCCGTGGTTGTGATCGAGGCGAGGCGGTCGGCGACCTCGTCGGTGGTCACGGCGGTTCCCCACAGCCGGTGGAAGTGCTCGACCGCGGAGCGGTGCATCGCCGGGTCGAACGCGGCGCTGGCGTCGGCCAGCACGTAGGTCCAGTATCCGCGGTCACTGGCGTCCAGTGCCGTGAGATGCACGCATCCGTCGCTGGCGATACCGCCGAGCAGCAGGCTCCGGACCTGGAGGCTGCGCAGCGTGCTGTCCAGGCCGGTCGAGGTGAACGCGCTGCGGGTCACCTTGTTGAGCACGACCTCGCCGGGCCGCGGGGCCAGCTCGGCGACCACCTCCCGCCATGTCGAGACGGGATCCAGGCCAGTCGCCGCAACGGCCGCGCCGGTGCTGTCCTCGAACCTTCGCCGGATATGCGGCAGCAGGTCGCCTCGGTCCAGGCGCTGCGCGCCCGTGGTGACGTGCACGATCGGGAGGTCGGCGGCCCGGTACAGGGTCAGGATCCGGTGCAGGTTCGGGATGACCGTCTCCTGCGCGGCGCGGTAGAACTCCGCGAACAGCCGGGGAAACTCCGCCCGCAGACGGGTGCCGATGGGGCCCGCCGGGTCGAGGTAGTAGCGCTGCATGTCGATGATCACGAGCGCGGAGTCCTCGGGATCGTAAGGGACGTCGGGAAAGCGGATCGGGTACGACGCCCGATCCGGTCCCGCGGGCTCATGCTGGGCCATGGCCATTCCTTCCAGTCCGCACAGGCTCGCTGCCGCCGGCGGCACGGGTGTCAACGCTGTACGGGCAGTGGCGCCGTCGCCGCCGGCTCTCCGAGCGGGTCGCGCTCCGGAGAGGGCACGGTCGCCGGATCGATCTCGTCGACCGGGGCATCCCAGGTGCGGGAGAACACCGTGTCGCCGTCGATCGACACCTCCCCGCGCACCCACAGGCTGGCGGCGGTGCAGCGGACGCTGACCGCCGCCGTGAGCGTCTCGCCGGTATTGAGGTGCACGAGCGCGCGGTAGCGTCCACGGGCCACCGACGCCTCCGGGCGCGCACGCAGCACCGAGGCGGTGGTCTCGTGCTCGATCTCGACCAGATGCCCGCTGCCGGGCACAGTGGTGTCGCTGCGCTGGCCGAAGCGGACCTCGATGCCGTCGTTGACGTAGTCCCGGGTGACGTTCCATGTCCCGCCGTAGCCGGGGATGTCGGGGGTGGGCTTCCCGAACCAGCCCACCCGTTTCGCGCCCTCCAGGCGTGTGACGTCGCCGTCGGCGCCCAGTGCCTCGTCGACGACCGGCAGGTGTGCCTCGATGCGGACGACATGCAGGGGAGAGGGCGAGGGAAGCGGACGAAGGAGGGGAAAATCCGCGTCGCTGACCGCGATCCGCAGGCGGTGGCCGGCGGCGACCCGATACGCGGTGCGGCGCAACC
Above is a window of Amycolatopsis sp. AA4 DNA encoding:
- a CDS encoding cysteine hydrolase family protein, whose amino-acid sequence is MAQHEPAGPDRASYPIRFPDVPYDPEDSALVIIDMQRYYLDPAGPIGTRLRAEFPRLFAEFYRAAQETVIPNLHRILTLYRAADLPIVHVTTGAQRLDRGDLLPHIRRRFEDSTGAAVAATGLDPVSTWREVVAELAPRPGEVVLNKVTRSAFTSTGLDSTLRSLQVRSLLLGGIASDGCVHLTALDASDRGYWTYVLADASAAFDPAMHRSAVEHFHRLWGTAVTTDEVADRLASITTTDRAPATT